Proteins from a single region of Takifugu rubripes chromosome 4, fTakRub1.2, whole genome shotgun sequence:
- the LOC115249697 gene encoding ubiquitin carboxyl-terminal hydrolase 37-like translates to MVSFCINETHQEEQAEEPLIIVDQPGSPLGVAGHQGATSSSDEEEENSSSLTKRISDILATLKADAGCDVAAVTTPPRAPEERLMKALNRFGSGRTLTPDELACYGLPNLSQTCYMNSVLQSLLTLVPFVKELNKQSQQWLSHPKALLFKLLSDISNGFSTKNRMQKKSTLFTFLHTIALHHPEFGNDAQQDAHEFLNTVLEQLSSISAEIRSLANERQQSYTCPVEAHISFQMLSTMLCHSCGHKRENMEEILILSVALEDTIMQSIQLHLKEQLLDYKCDCGASQTTAKRSFFTLPNVLIVHLLRIQWSYFGAQKIHRATSLSREVLLSTNQSSEKTKYTLKSIVNHLGSCTTSGHYICDGVFRDASQGDGNACWVTYDDDVVTETNVNHVCQQRQKTAYLLYYEKMEEDENPD, encoded by the exons atgGTTTCTTTCTGTATCAATGAAACCCAccaagaggagcaggctgaagagccccTGATAATAGTCGACcagccaggctcacctttaggtgtcgcaggtcaccag GGTGCAACAAGttccagtgatgaggaagaagaaaactcaTCCTCATTAACCAAAAGGATTTCAGACATCCTGGCT ACACTTAAAGCTGATGCAGGCTGTGACGTGGCGGCTGTGACGACACCGCCCAGAGCCCCAGAGGAGCGCCTAATGAAGGCCTTAAACAGATTTGGAAGTGGGAGAACCCTTACGCCTGATGAACTGGCCTGTTATGG gctcCCCAACCTGTCCCAGACCTGTTATATGAACTCtgttctccagagcctcctgaccCTCGTGCCTTTTGTGAAGGAGCTCAACAAACAGAGTCAACAGTGGCTTTCGCACCCAAAAGCTCTGCTTTTCAA gtTGCTCAGTGACATCAGCAACGGCTTCTCGACCAAAAACAGAATGCAGAAGAAGTCCACCCTCTTTACATTCCTGCACACCATTGCCCTGCATCATCCAGAATTTGGAAATGATGCCCAACAA gatgcccACGAATTTTTGAACACCGTCCTGGAACAGCTGAGCTCCATCTCTGCAGAGATCAGGTCATTGGCAAATGAGAGACAGCAAAGCTACACCTGCCCTGTGGAGGCTCACATCAGCTTCCAGATGTTGAGCACCATGCTGTGCCACAG TTGTGGCCACAAGCGTGAAAATATGGAGGAGATTCTGATCCTGTCCGTGGCGCTTGAGGACACCATCATGCAAAGCATACAGCTGCACCTGAAA GAGCAACTGCTGGATTACAAATGTGACTGTGGCGCCTCCCAGACGACAGCGAAAAGATCCTTTTTCACTCTGCCAAA TGTGCTGATCGTCCACCTTTTGAGAATTCAGTGGTCCTACTTTGGTGCGCAAAAAATACACAGAGCCACGAGTTTATCGAGGGAGGTGCTGCTCAGCACAAATCAGAGCAGTGAGAAG ACAAAATACACTCTAAAGAGCATTGTGAACCATTTGGGGAGTTGCACTACCAGCG GCCATTACATTTGTGATGGCGTTTTTCGAGATGCAAGCCAAGGGGATGGTAATGCCTGCTGGGTGACATACGATGACGACGTtgtcacagaaacaaatgttaACCACGTGTGCCAGCAGCGGCAGAAAACAGCATATTTGCTGTATTATGAGAAGatggaagaagatgaaaatcCAGACTAG